In one Hippocampus zosterae strain Florida chromosome 10, ASM2543408v3, whole genome shotgun sequence genomic region, the following are encoded:
- the rabgef1l gene encoding RAB guanine nucleotide exchange factor (GEF) 1, like isoform X1, whose product MMAQRSERRRIHLDQSDLLCTKGCGFYGNTAWQGLCSKCWREENQRDKQKQIQDDCALAERLQREEEEAYASRQQKAQSQAAVTPFNKFEERKTKEKSSKVNTVTKFFTPSSKTPPKKDATAPLDSQSSPSTCSTANRPSSADTDLATREFIDFLKPLKYGRQIFRQCRAFTESMAYKRDMGVEDMSECAQDFYQSLSERLHTQFKGTEMLALYLFTCAVLTLMVLLLGSSEYVEGIMDEVERYMTTRLYKEVFCPETSDDEKKDLAVQKRIRALHWVTTEMLGVPVDEEIPEASDSVVKAITDVIELDSKRVPKDKLACITRCSKHIFNAIRISKKEAASADDFLPTLIYIVLKANPPRLQSNIQYITRFCNPSRLMTGEDGYYFTNLCCALAFIEKLDGKSLNMTSEEFDRYMSGVQVSPNWPPVDGAALSQVHERLDLLSGLGERQELVMERARQMESDLIDWTDEVEQNVQSILETFEARNPPVVTSSGSAATGAAAVSSAIDSDNVENEQLPPPLTPQVFAG is encoded by the exons ATGATGGCCCAGCGGTCTGAACGTCGTCGGATCCATCTGGACCAGTCCGATCTGCTTTGTACCAAAGGATGTGGTTTTTATGGCAACACAGCTTGGCAGGGCCTGTGTTCCAAGTGCTGGCGAGAGGAAAACCAGCGAGACAAGCAAAAACAGATCCAGGACGACTGCGCTCTAGCTGAGAG GCTGcaaagagaagaagaggaagcctATGCAAGCAGACAGCAGAAGGCCCAGTCCCAGGCCGCTGTCACACCTTTCAACAAATTTGAGGAACGCAAGACCAAGGAAAAGTCGAGCAAAGTCAACACTGTCACCAAGTTTTTCACTCCCTCCAGTAAAACGCCGCCAAAGAAAG ATGCCACCGCTCCTTTGGATTCTCAGTCCAGCCCGAGCACCTGCTCCACAGCGAACCGTCCGTCCTCGGCGGACACAGACCTAGCAACAAGGGAGTTTATTGATTTCCTCAAGCCTCTGAAATATGGCCGGCAAATCTTCAGACAGTGTCGCGCTTTCACTGAGAGCATGGCTTACAAGCGG GACATGGGTGTTGAGGACATGTCAGAATGCGCCCAGGACTTCTACCAGAGTCTGTCAGAGCGCCTTCACACTCAATTTAAAGGTACAGAAATGCTTGCGTTGTATCTTTTTACATGTGCTGTTCTCACGTTGATGGTTTTGCTCTTAGGCTCCTCCGAGTATGTAGAGGGCATCATGGACGAAGTGGAGAGGTACATGACCACGCGTCTGTACAAGGAGGTTTTCTGTCCTGAAACGTCagatgatgaaaagaaagacCTGGCTGTTCAGAAGAGGATCAG AGCCTTGCACTGGGTCACCACTGAGATGCTGGGCGTTCCCGTCGATGAGGAGATCCCCGAGGCTTCCGACAGTGTGGTGAAAGCCATCACAG ATGTGATCGAACTCGATTCCAAGCGGGTGCCCAAGGACAAGCTGGCGTGCATCACGCGCTGCAGCAAGCACATCTTCAACGCCATCCGCATTAGCAAGAAGGAGGCGGCGTCGGCGGACGACTTCCTGCCCACGCTCATCTACATCGTGCTCAAGGCCAACCCGCCGCGCCTTCAGTCCAACATCCAATACATTACTCGCTTCTGCAACCCCAGCAGGCTCATGACCGGAGAGGATGGCTACTACTTCACAAATCTG TGTTGCGCCTTGGCCTTCATTGAGAAACTGGACGGCAAGTCGCTCAACATGACCTCTGAGGAGTTTGACCGTTACATGTCGGGGGTCCAGGTGTCCCCCAACTGGCCACCGGTGGACGGCGCCGCGCTCAGCCAGGTGCACGAGCGTCTGGACCTACTGTCGGGCCTTGGCGAGCGGCAGGAGCTCGTCATGGAGCGAGCGCGGCAGATGGAGAGCGACCTCATCGACTGGACGGACGAAGTGGAGCAGAATGTGCAGAGCATCCTGGAGACGTTCGAGGCGCGTAATCCTCCCGTCGTTACCTCCTCCGGCAGCGCGGCGACGGGCGCGGCAGCGGTCTCCTCGGCTATTGACTCTGACAACGTTGAGAACGAGCAACTGCCGCCGCCGCTGACGCCGCAAGTGTTTGCCGGTTGA
- the rabgef1l gene encoding RAB guanine nucleotide exchange factor (GEF) 1, like isoform X2, with protein sequence MMAQRSERRRIHLDQSDLLCTKGCGFYGNTAWQGLCSKCWREENQRDKQKQIQDDCALAERLQREEEEAYASRQQKAQSQAAVTPFNKFEERKTKEKSSKVNTVTKFFTPSSKTPPKKDATAPLDSQSSPSTCSTANRPSSADTDLATREFIDFLKPLKYGRQIFRQCRAFTESMAYKRDMGVEDMSECAQDFYQSLSERLHTQFKGSSEYVEGIMDEVERYMTTRLYKEVFCPETSDDEKKDLAVQKRIRALHWVTTEMLGVPVDEEIPEASDSVVKAITDVIELDSKRVPKDKLACITRCSKHIFNAIRISKKEAASADDFLPTLIYIVLKANPPRLQSNIQYITRFCNPSRLMTGEDGYYFTNLCCALAFIEKLDGKSLNMTSEEFDRYMSGVQVSPNWPPVDGAALSQVHERLDLLSGLGERQELVMERARQMESDLIDWTDEVEQNVQSILETFEARNPPVVTSSGSAATGAAAVSSAIDSDNVENEQLPPPLTPQVFAG encoded by the exons ATGATGGCCCAGCGGTCTGAACGTCGTCGGATCCATCTGGACCAGTCCGATCTGCTTTGTACCAAAGGATGTGGTTTTTATGGCAACACAGCTTGGCAGGGCCTGTGTTCCAAGTGCTGGCGAGAGGAAAACCAGCGAGACAAGCAAAAACAGATCCAGGACGACTGCGCTCTAGCTGAGAG GCTGcaaagagaagaagaggaagcctATGCAAGCAGACAGCAGAAGGCCCAGTCCCAGGCCGCTGTCACACCTTTCAACAAATTTGAGGAACGCAAGACCAAGGAAAAGTCGAGCAAAGTCAACACTGTCACCAAGTTTTTCACTCCCTCCAGTAAAACGCCGCCAAAGAAAG ATGCCACCGCTCCTTTGGATTCTCAGTCCAGCCCGAGCACCTGCTCCACAGCGAACCGTCCGTCCTCGGCGGACACAGACCTAGCAACAAGGGAGTTTATTGATTTCCTCAAGCCTCTGAAATATGGCCGGCAAATCTTCAGACAGTGTCGCGCTTTCACTGAGAGCATGGCTTACAAGCGG GACATGGGTGTTGAGGACATGTCAGAATGCGCCCAGGACTTCTACCAGAGTCTGTCAGAGCGCCTTCACACTCAATTTAAAG GCTCCTCCGAGTATGTAGAGGGCATCATGGACGAAGTGGAGAGGTACATGACCACGCGTCTGTACAAGGAGGTTTTCTGTCCTGAAACGTCagatgatgaaaagaaagacCTGGCTGTTCAGAAGAGGATCAG AGCCTTGCACTGGGTCACCACTGAGATGCTGGGCGTTCCCGTCGATGAGGAGATCCCCGAGGCTTCCGACAGTGTGGTGAAAGCCATCACAG ATGTGATCGAACTCGATTCCAAGCGGGTGCCCAAGGACAAGCTGGCGTGCATCACGCGCTGCAGCAAGCACATCTTCAACGCCATCCGCATTAGCAAGAAGGAGGCGGCGTCGGCGGACGACTTCCTGCCCACGCTCATCTACATCGTGCTCAAGGCCAACCCGCCGCGCCTTCAGTCCAACATCCAATACATTACTCGCTTCTGCAACCCCAGCAGGCTCATGACCGGAGAGGATGGCTACTACTTCACAAATCTG TGTTGCGCCTTGGCCTTCATTGAGAAACTGGACGGCAAGTCGCTCAACATGACCTCTGAGGAGTTTGACCGTTACATGTCGGGGGTCCAGGTGTCCCCCAACTGGCCACCGGTGGACGGCGCCGCGCTCAGCCAGGTGCACGAGCGTCTGGACCTACTGTCGGGCCTTGGCGAGCGGCAGGAGCTCGTCATGGAGCGAGCGCGGCAGATGGAGAGCGACCTCATCGACTGGACGGACGAAGTGGAGCAGAATGTGCAGAGCATCCTGGAGACGTTCGAGGCGCGTAATCCTCCCGTCGTTACCTCCTCCGGCAGCGCGGCGACGGGCGCGGCAGCGGTCTCCTCGGCTATTGACTCTGACAACGTTGAGAACGAGCAACTGCCGCCGCCGCTGACGCCGCAAGTGTTTGCCGGTTGA
- the LOC127609384 gene encoding caspase a-like → MAEELKAVRIEFIEKVSSTVIEQLLDHLLQDEVLNSGEEETIIEANDTRRMKARNLIDSVSKKGDEASWKMITYLQQRDPMLFKELGLPAESPQAASEVERQWSTTLIPCKRTFWNARKNDHKIYPVNEESKKNRVALLITNIKFKDNRYDRHGAEADERNMARLLRALGYEVVQHTNLTGEAIDKAVMDFSKHSKLKDTDSVFVVIMSHGKLGAVLGVNWNETQTKDEEDVFAVNNIFNHLGSAKCKALLNKPKIIIIQACRGEEGGSVLIRDGAKAPVSDHTQQAGPSTSDDGCIVQDGFQFVHKEKDFIALLSCTPETVSYRHTVDGALLIQYIVDVVNTCACEEDIEELFRIVMRRFEALPLVMKKQMPTKDRCTLSRRFYLFPGI, encoded by the exons ATGgctg AGGAACTGAAGGCCGTGAGAATTGAGTTTATAGAAAAAGTGTCCTCAACTGTAATCGAACAACTTCTGGACCATCTTTTGCAAGACGAGGTCTTGAATAGTGGAGAGGAGGAGACCATCATTGAGGCGAATGACACCAGAAGAATGAAGGCTCGTAATCTCATTGACTCAGTGTCGAAAAAAGGTGATGAGGCCAGCTGGAAGATGATCACTTACCTTCAACAACGGGACCCAATGCTCTTCAAGGAACTGGGCCTCCCCGCTGAGTCCCCCCAAG CTGCCTCCGAGGTGGAACGCCAGTGGTCCACCACACTCATCCCCTGCAAAAGGACATTTTGGAATGCCAGGAAGAATGAtcataag atctaccCCGTGAATGAAGAGTCCAAAAAGAACCGCGTAGCTCTGCTCATCACCAATATCAAGTTTAAGGACAACCGTTATGACAGACATGGAGCGGAGGCAGATGAGCGGAACATGGCGAGGCTGTTACGTGCTTTGGGATATGAAGTGGTCCAACACACGAACCTCACTGGAGAG GCAATTGACAAGGCCGTCATGGACTTCTCCAAACATTCTAAACTCAAAGACACAGACAGCGTGTTTGTGGTGATCATGTCTCATGGGAAACTGGGAGCGGTCCTCGGCGTCAACTGGAACGAGACGCAAACAAAGGATGAAGAAGATGTGTTTGCCGTTAATAATATTTTCAATCACTTGGGCTCAGCAAAGTGCAAAGCTCTGCTGAATAAACCCAAGATCATCATCATCCAAGCCTGCAGAGGAG AGGAGGGAGGGTCCGTGCTCATCAGGGATGGCGCAAAGGCGCCGGTGTCTGATCATACCCAGCAGGCGGGACCGTCCACGTCTGATGATGGATGCATCGTGCAGGATGGTTTTCAATTTGTGCACAAAGAAAAAGATTTCATCGCTCTTCTCTCTTGCACCCCCG AAACCGTCTCATACAGACACACAGTGGATGGCGCTTTACTCATTCAGTACATCGTTGATGTTGTGAACACCTGCGCATGTGAGGAAGACATTGAGGAACTTTTCAGGATT GTCATGCGTCGCTTTGAAGCATTGCCGCTTGTGATGAAAAAACAGATGCCAACTAAAGACAGATGCACTTTGTCAAGGCGCTTCTACCTCTTTCCAGGCATTTGA